From Sodalis glossinidius str. 'morsitans', the proteins below share one genomic window:
- a CDS encoding type III secretion system domain-containing protein, with the protein MLQLYRYSWQPARYANPAWLAALGFRPRPTWRYGQQPQLDQGLNQALRQWRGIPPLGHALTPRARRLARLAPVMPQAALGLGLLALDCSDYLLLPGYREVIGQWLSEATLWQLFGLCSGKRGAVWAPEALVEQAMTLGTAVLTRMAVIEPVLSPLLLLLPPPARALWPTVPSTALILLEQVLCPPTH; encoded by the coding sequence TTGCTTCAGTTGTATCGCTATAGCTGGCAGCCCGCGCGCTATGCTAATCCTGCCTGGTTGGCGGCGCTCGGGTTTCGGCCGCGTCCGACGTGGCGTTACGGACAGCAGCCGCAGCTGGATCAAGGCCTGAATCAGGCGTTGCGACAGTGGCGCGGCATACCGCCGCTCGGCCATGCCCTGACGCCGCGCGCGCGCCGCCTGGCCCGTTTGGCACCGGTGATGCCGCAAGCGGCGCTGGGGCTCGGGCTTCTGGCATTGGATTGCAGCGATTATTTACTGTTGCCCGGCTACCGAGAGGTGATAGGCCAGTGGCTGTCGGAGGCGACACTCTGGCAACTGTTTGGTCTGTGCAGTGGCAAACGGGGCGCAGTATGGGCGCCGGAGGCGCTGGTGGAACAGGCAATGACACTGGGCACCGCCGTCCTCACCAGGATGGCGGTCATTGAGCCAGTTTTGTCTCCTTTGTTGCTTTTGCTACCGCCCCCCGCCCGTGCATTGTGGCCAACGGTGCCCAGCACCGCGCTTATCTTACTGGAGCAAGTACTATGCCCGCCGACACATTAA
- a CDS encoding type III secretion apparatus, with product MPADTLTVTELAGPAPNGPVIAAAWFETRLAREQTLADAERQAVSMLKAARRKAIAILRQAARHQRRIRRELLNERARLEQALLRRRERQWVKRHVSRVLDEAEQERLLIRHAAERIQTSMAQALGAWCGQQPADEQLSARLAQQVVKLASEGTLTLQVHPALVPQMRAAWGEQLTIVAAPHFARTQARLASAHCAVELSLDRHLAHLLAWLRGTAAPAGEADENDRGDTVPGLYAGCTRPAGAGGAQDGTAGDGAA from the coding sequence ATGCCCGCCGACACATTAACCGTGACTGAATTGGCCGGGCCGGCGCCGAACGGCCCGGTAATCGCCGCCGCTTGGTTTGAGACACGGCTGGCGCGTGAGCAAACGCTGGCGGATGCCGAACGCCAAGCCGTGTCAATGCTCAAAGCCGCGCGCCGCAAAGCGATAGCTATCCTACGTCAGGCCGCCCGGCATCAGCGGCGAATCCGGCGTGAGCTTCTAAACGAGCGCGCCCGCCTGGAACAGGCTCTATTGCGGCGCCGTGAGCGGCAATGGGTAAAACGGCACGTTAGCCGGGTGCTGGACGAGGCGGAGCAGGAACGATTGCTTATTCGGCACGCGGCCGAACGCATCCAGACCTCGATGGCGCAGGCGCTTGGCGCTTGGTGCGGGCAGCAGCCTGCGGATGAGCAGCTTAGCGCCCGGCTTGCCCAGCAGGTGGTAAAATTAGCCAGCGAAGGGACGCTCACCTTACAGGTACATCCTGCGTTGGTGCCGCAGATGCGGGCGGCGTGGGGCGAGCAATTGACCATCGTCGCGGCACCGCATTTCGCCCGCACGCAGGCGCGGCTAGCGTCGGCGCACTGCGCGGTGGAGCTATCGCTGGATCGACATTTAGCACACTTACTGGCCTGGCTGCGGGGAACGGCGGCGCCAGCAGGAGAAGCCGATGAAAACGACCGAGGGGATACTGTCCCCGGCCTCTATGCAGGATGCACACGCCCGGCTGGTGCCGGAGGAGCGCAAGATGGCACTGCAGGAGATGGCGCTGCTTGA
- a CDS encoding SepL/TyeA/HrpJ family type III secretion system protein — MKTTEGILSPASMQDAHARLVPEERKMALQEMALLELEQTSSNALSETLEDMGMALAGRLLGRKDRGSADRQTRKQKALIKLVQNSWEPGGGLALLLAMAPQECQALEIARQIATLSSYLAQDALSQRRKQALSAKLAALMEQHGWETTLFAMLEMAQVDPATLRPITHLLQQALDEPEVSLTEWFRRIAGWTARRQRLRLLLRVMAFELAACLPGQQQQRLAAVLQRLRRLSLFLGLENESRRIEGLCRLPAETLLPLVIEIVGENWLFASWLDERLTPLTPSGALRNRLLHHLVALYTLLPDGCFIDDDQREQIIDVLRQLAANQV; from the coding sequence ATGAAAACGACCGAGGGGATACTGTCCCCGGCCTCTATGCAGGATGCACACGCCCGGCTGGTGCCGGAGGAGCGCAAGATGGCACTGCAGGAGATGGCGCTGCTTGAGTTGGAACAGACCTCAAGCAACGCCCTGTCCGAAACGCTGGAAGATATGGGCATGGCGCTGGCCGGACGCTTGCTCGGCCGTAAAGACAGGGGATCGGCCGACCGCCAGACGCGCAAGCAGAAAGCGCTTATCAAGCTGGTTCAAAACAGCTGGGAACCGGGCGGTGGCCTGGCACTCCTGCTGGCGATGGCGCCGCAGGAGTGCCAGGCGCTAGAAATTGCGCGACAAATCGCCACCTTATCATCCTACCTGGCGCAGGACGCATTAAGCCAGCGCCGCAAACAGGCGCTCAGCGCCAAACTGGCGGCGCTGATGGAACAGCACGGTTGGGAAACCACGCTGTTCGCCATGCTGGAAATGGCGCAGGTCGATCCTGCTACGCTGCGGCCGATCACACACTTACTGCAGCAGGCGCTGGATGAACCGGAAGTCTCGCTGACGGAATGGTTCCGACGCATCGCTGGCTGGACGGCACGACGTCAGCGGTTGCGCTTGTTGTTGCGGGTGATGGCTTTTGAACTTGCCGCCTGCCTTCCGGGGCAACAGCAGCAGAGGTTGGCGGCCGTGCTACAGCGCCTGCGCCGGCTGTCGTTGTTTCTGGGTCTGGAGAACGAAAGCCGACGTATCGAAGGATTATGCCGTTTGCCGGCAGAGACGTTACTGCCGCTCGTCATTGAAATCGTTGGCGAGAACTGGCTATTTGCCTCCTGGCTGGATGAGCGGCTTACGCCGTTAACCCCCTCCGGCGCGCTGCGTAATCGCCTGCTTCACCATCTGGTCGCGCTCTATACGCTCCTGCCCGACGGCTGTTTCATCGATGACGATCAACGCGAGCAAATCATCGACGTATTGCGGCAGCTGGCGGCAAATCAGGTATAG
- a CDS encoding type III secretion system apparatus protein, translating into MDWDLITERNLQQFIRLAELGERPLLQAMCWRHTLGETYLHYRGGRLHLSQYMPHAAADGVLRQGLQRWHPARFAGVPQRLYALGAGLAISCSPPTHSTAELWLGLHLRQQTFLEALCRGA; encoded by the coding sequence ATGGATTGGGATCTGATTACTGAGCGGAATTTGCAACAATTTATCCGGCTTGCGGAGCTGGGCGAGCGCCCTTTGTTGCAGGCTATGTGCTGGCGTCACACCCTGGGAGAAACCTATTTGCACTATCGCGGCGGCCGATTACACTTAAGTCAATATATGCCCCATGCCGCCGCCGACGGCGTCTTGCGCCAGGGCCTGCAGCGTTGGCATCCCGCCCGGTTCGCTGGTGTGCCCCAGCGACTGTATGCCCTGGGCGCGGGGCTGGCCATCAGTTGTTCACCGCCGACGCACAGCACGGCAGAACTGTGGCTGGGGCTACATCTGCGCCAGCAGACTTTTTTGGAGGCGCTATGCCGGGGGGCGTAA
- a CDS encoding EscV/YscV/HrcV family type III secretion system export apparatus protein, whose product MPGGVTNWLTQNRWLAACRGRQDIILALMLLIAIVMIVLPLPTFVVDILIAINITFSVILLLIAIYINDPLDLSVFPSLLLITTLYRLSLTISTTRLVLLQHNAGSIVDAFGRFVVGGNLTVGLVIFFIITIVQFIVITKGTERVAEVSARFSLDGMPGKQMSIDGDLRAGVIDAVQARQQRQLVQQESRFLGAMDGAMKFVKGDAIAGIIVVLVNIIGGIIIGIVQGGMSIGQAMQTYSVLSIGDGLCGQIPSLLISLSAGIIVTRVPGEKRQNLAGEVSTQLGKQPQALMLTAVILLLFALIPGFPFIDFFLLALLSALPCGLIWHRLRRASGVGPAAQTESTDDVMRPGACPLMLRISPSLNTASLTQEIDALRWSLFESYGVPLPEITVMVEPAQQAPAMTLLLYQEPVFSQVLPDKGFCLAFGVADDLGGERVTLPDGMGQITWLPAERAALARDRGLTVIAQKNCLSALLRRVLVRYMAEFIGVQEARYLMDAMEAHYAELVKELQRQLPISKITETLQRLVAEGVSIRDLRLIFGTLIEWAPREKDVLMLTEYVRIALRRHLLQRLKPLGDPLPVVRIGEGIENLIRESIRQTAVGTYAALSPAQNQRILTLIAEALAPLGEVCVVTSVDARRFLRRLIETLRHDIAVMSWQELGAECAIQVLATLDLGTEELADDDM is encoded by the coding sequence ATGCCGGGGGGCGTAACCAACTGGCTAACGCAAAACCGCTGGCTGGCCGCCTGCCGCGGCAGACAGGATATCATTCTGGCGTTGATGCTGCTTATCGCGATCGTCATGATCGTCCTGCCGCTGCCGACCTTCGTCGTCGATATTCTCATCGCTATCAATATTACCTTCTCGGTGATATTGCTGCTGATCGCTATATATATCAATGATCCGCTAGATCTGTCCGTTTTCCCTTCACTGTTACTGATAACGACGCTTTATCGGCTGTCTTTGACGATAAGCACCACCCGGCTGGTCCTGTTGCAGCATAATGCAGGGAGTATTGTAGATGCATTCGGGCGTTTTGTCGTCGGCGGTAATCTCACGGTCGGGTTGGTTATCTTCTTTATCATTACCATTGTGCAATTCATAGTCATTACCAAGGGCACGGAGCGGGTGGCGGAAGTCAGCGCGCGTTTTTCCCTTGACGGCATGCCCGGCAAACAGATGAGTATTGACGGCGATTTACGCGCCGGGGTCATTGATGCGGTCCAGGCGCGCCAGCAACGTCAATTGGTACAGCAAGAAAGCCGTTTCCTGGGCGCGATGGACGGCGCGATGAAGTTTGTTAAAGGGGACGCCATCGCCGGCATCATCGTGGTGCTGGTGAATATCATTGGCGGCATCATTATCGGCATCGTGCAGGGTGGCATGAGCATCGGGCAGGCGATGCAGACCTATAGCGTCCTGTCCATCGGCGATGGCCTGTGCGGGCAGATCCCGTCACTGCTGATATCGTTAAGCGCCGGCATCATTGTCACGCGCGTTCCTGGCGAAAAACGGCAGAACCTCGCGGGTGAAGTGTCCACGCAGCTGGGTAAACAGCCGCAGGCGCTGATGCTTACCGCGGTGATCCTACTGTTATTTGCACTGATACCTGGTTTCCCCTTTATTGACTTTTTCCTGCTGGCGCTGTTGTCCGCGCTGCCTTGCGGGCTTATCTGGCATCGCCTTCGCCGGGCGTCGGGCGTCGGGCCCGCCGCGCAGACGGAGAGCACGGACGACGTCATGAGGCCTGGGGCTTGTCCGCTGATGCTGCGCATTTCCCCCTCGCTCAATACCGCGTCGTTAACGCAGGAAATTGATGCGCTACGCTGGAGCCTGTTTGAAAGCTATGGCGTCCCGCTGCCGGAGATAACCGTTATGGTGGAGCCGGCACAGCAGGCGCCGGCAATGACGCTCTTGTTATATCAAGAGCCGGTATTTAGCCAAGTGCTGCCGGATAAGGGGTTCTGTCTGGCGTTTGGCGTGGCGGACGATTTGGGTGGAGAGCGGGTGACCTTGCCGGACGGCATGGGACAGATAACTTGGTTACCTGCGGAAAGGGCGGCGCTGGCGCGCGATCGCGGCCTGACGGTGATAGCGCAGAAAAACTGCTTGTCCGCGCTATTGCGCCGGGTGCTGGTGCGCTATATGGCTGAATTTATCGGTGTACAGGAAGCGCGCTATCTGATGGATGCCATGGAGGCGCATTATGCCGAACTGGTCAAAGAGCTACAGCGCCAGTTGCCCATCAGCAAAATTACCGAAACTCTGCAGCGCCTGGTGGCGGAGGGCGTTTCTATCCGCGATTTACGTTTGATTTTCGGCACGTTGATTGAATGGGCGCCGCGGGAAAAAGACGTGCTGATGTTGACTGAATATGTACGCATTGCCCTGCGGCGGCATCTCCTGCAGCGGCTGAAACCGCTTGGAGATCCATTGCCGGTAGTACGTATCGGCGAAGGCATTGAAAACCTAATCCGTGAATCCATACGTCAAACGGCGGTGGGCACCTATGCGGCATTGAGCCCGGCGCAAAACCAACGCATTTTGACCCTGATTGCCGAAGCGCTGGCGCCGCTGGGTGAGGTGTGCGTAGTGACCTCGGTTGACGCGCGCCGTTTCCTGCGCAGGCTCATAGAGACGTTGCGGCACGATATTGCGGTCATGTCCTGGCAGGAGTTGGGGGCGGAATGTGCGATCCAGGTTCTGGCCACGCTTGATCTGGGGACCGAGGAGCTGGCCGACGATGACATGTAA
- a CDS encoding EscN/YscN/HrcN family type III secretion system ATPase — protein sequence MTCNSQRLASMLAQHLTPVDEPPDGYRLTGALLHIGATLLRARLPGAMMGEVCRLLPEGGLAEVVRIEGDDVLLSPYGPTEGLTYGQRVQPLRHRQRAPVGSALLGRVIDGLGRALDDMPDPQGPWRELDAPPPPPLTRQRIARPLLTGIRAIDALLTCGEGQRIGIFAAAGGGKSTLLSMLSACPDCDVTVLALIGERGREVREFLEQTLDDEARQRCVTIVATSDRPALERVCALSLATTVAEAFRDQGLRVLLLADSLTRYARAGREIALAAGETCVGSSYPPAVFAALPRLLERAGMGTVGSITAFYTVLVEGDDINEPLADEVRSLLDGHIILSRRLAESGHFPAIDVLASLSRIMPSIVGERHIVLVATLRQLLSVYRDVELLVRVGEYQRGDDPLADRAVDAYPAICAFLQQRENTPCDIDDLQQQLMRLTGNSC from the coding sequence ATGACATGTAACAGCCAGCGTCTTGCGTCGATGCTGGCGCAGCATCTCACTCCCGTCGACGAACCTCCCGACGGTTATCGTCTGACTGGCGCGCTGCTGCACATTGGCGCGACATTGCTGCGCGCGCGTTTGCCGGGGGCGATGATGGGAGAAGTTTGTCGGCTTCTACCTGAGGGTGGACTGGCCGAAGTGGTGAGAATTGAAGGGGATGATGTTCTGTTATCACCTTATGGACCGACGGAGGGCCTGACATACGGCCAGCGGGTTCAGCCGCTTCGCCACCGCCAGCGTGCGCCGGTGGGCAGCGCGTTACTCGGTCGGGTGATTGATGGGTTAGGCAGGGCGCTGGACGATATGCCCGACCCTCAGGGCCCCTGGCGCGAACTGGACGCACCGCCGCCGCCGCCGCTGACGCGCCAGCGCATTGCTCGCCCGCTATTGACCGGAATCCGCGCTATCGACGCATTACTGACCTGCGGCGAAGGGCAGCGCATCGGTATTTTCGCCGCGGCGGGCGGCGGCAAGAGCACGCTGTTGTCAATGCTGAGCGCCTGCCCGGACTGTGACGTGACGGTGCTGGCGCTGATTGGCGAGCGCGGCCGGGAAGTGCGCGAGTTTCTTGAACAGACGTTGGACGACGAGGCCAGGCAACGCTGCGTAACCATCGTGGCGACCTCGGACAGACCGGCGCTGGAACGTGTCTGCGCCCTCTCGCTTGCCACCACCGTCGCTGAGGCGTTTCGCGACCAGGGATTGCGGGTCTTATTACTGGCCGATTCTCTGACGCGCTATGCCCGCGCTGGGCGGGAAATCGCGCTGGCCGCGGGCGAAACGTGCGTGGGCAGCAGTTATCCGCCGGCGGTTTTTGCGGCGCTGCCGCGTCTTTTGGAGCGCGCCGGCATGGGGACGGTTGGCAGCATCACCGCTTTTTACACCGTACTGGTGGAGGGGGACGATATCAATGAGCCGCTGGCGGACGAGGTTCGCTCGCTGCTCGACGGTCACATTATCTTATCGCGACGTCTGGCGGAAAGTGGCCATTTCCCCGCGATAGACGTGCTGGCGAGTCTCAGCCGCATCATGCCGTCGATCGTGGGCGAACGACACATTGTCTTGGTGGCAACGCTGCGGCAACTGCTGTCCGTTTACCGCGACGTCGAATTATTGGTGCGGGTCGGCGAGTACCAGCGGGGTGACGACCCGCTGGCGGATCGGGCGGTCGACGCCTATCCCGCTATCTGCGCTTTCTTGCAACAACGGGAGAACACACCATGCGACATCGACGATCTGCAGCAGCAGCTGATGCGGCTGACCGGAAACAGCTGTTAA
- a CDS encoding type III secretion apparatus, whose protein sequence is MSNIKTEGCAWHWQLDDEAPEASASGTHTQAFARLMRQGAPAAGEGGAMPFIARNANARYRLVGGSADGLICDISDGPDGLQMLVIVLETDLYHQLCAVAPRLSAVLRKAGYRMSLEVSRAEPDA, encoded by the coding sequence ATGAGCAATATCAAAACTGAGGGATGCGCCTGGCATTGGCAACTGGATGACGAAGCGCCGGAGGCCAGCGCCTCAGGGACGCACACGCAGGCCTTTGCGCGCCTGATGCGACAGGGTGCACCGGCGGCGGGTGAGGGAGGCGCGATGCCGTTTATCGCACGCAACGCGAATGCGCGCTATCGGCTGGTGGGTGGCAGTGCCGACGGTCTGATTTGCGATATCAGCGACGGGCCGGACGGGCTGCAAATGCTGGTCATTGTGCTGGAGACGGATCTTTACCATCAGCTGTGCGCGGTGGCGCCTCGTCTGTCCGCCGTATTGCGCAAAGCCGGTTACCGGATGAGTTTGGAGGTGAGTCGTGCTGAGCCTGACGCCTGA
- a CDS encoding YscQ/HrcQ family type III secretion apparatus protein has product MLSLTPEEQPLVEKLMPAGGTLGAVALQLQPWSSSTKGVVLALSADGVPCDLWLPATVWRDWCEKVLGTADATQIAAPLLASIAAWGLTPLLTAGGLTLSSWTSPRPCNGLERQLAVTFRWQVEQQTFQGVLIGLPACVSRRFAAGVTPLTRTDGPALSLRGTLIIGVQFLTLAALRQLGPGAGLRLQSAGCPRTGKYTLILPGGSAVGITWKGGDTMEIDALMQDIAAQLEYDAPGDATRPGAPPAATADSGGRAAITDDVNRTTLLLNALPQQVRVDVGELSLTVGDLRRLAVGDVVPVTGRFTPYAILRLHNQTIGQGELVSCDGALLVRITRWYLTEAQADQAKTG; this is encoded by the coding sequence GTGCTGAGCCTGACGCCTGAGGAACAACCGCTGGTCGAAAAGTTGATGCCGGCAGGGGGTACATTAGGCGCGGTGGCGCTGCAACTGCAGCCATGGTCGTCAAGTACGAAGGGGGTAGTGCTCGCCTTGAGCGCCGACGGCGTACCCTGTGACCTGTGGTTACCGGCGACGGTCTGGCGCGACTGGTGTGAAAAGGTGCTCGGCACGGCCGACGCGACGCAGATAGCAGCGCCGCTGCTGGCGTCTATTGCTGCCTGGGGTCTCACGCCGCTGTTGACGGCAGGCGGGCTGACGCTGTCGTCGTGGACGTCGCCGCGGCCCTGCAACGGCCTGGAAAGACAATTGGCCGTCACCTTCAGGTGGCAGGTGGAGCAACAGACGTTTCAGGGCGTGCTGATAGGGTTGCCGGCTTGTGTCTCGCGCCGGTTTGCCGCCGGGGTGACGCCGCTAACGCGGACCGACGGCCCGGCGTTATCGCTAAGAGGTACGCTGATTATCGGCGTGCAATTTCTGACGCTGGCGGCGTTGCGCCAGCTTGGACCGGGGGCGGGGCTTCGATTACAGAGCGCAGGCTGTCCGCGAACGGGAAAATATACCTTGATCCTGCCTGGCGGATCGGCAGTAGGCATTACCTGGAAAGGGGGGGACACCATGGAAATAGACGCACTGATGCAGGATATCGCGGCGCAGCTGGAGTATGACGCACCCGGGGACGCAACACGGCCAGGCGCGCCGCCGGCAGCGACGGCTGATAGCGGCGGCCGGGCAGCGATAACCGACGATGTGAACCGGACCACGCTTTTGCTCAATGCACTGCCGCAGCAGGTGCGGGTAGATGTGGGAGAGCTGTCGCTGACGGTGGGGGACCTGCGCCGGCTAGCTGTGGGCGACGTCGTGCCGGTGACCGGCCGGTTTACGCCATACGCCATCTTACGGCTGCATAACCAGACCATTGGCCAGGGGGAACTGGTAAGCTGCGACGGCGCCCTGCTGGTGCGCATTACCCGCTGGTACCTCACCGAGGCGCAGGCGGATCAGGCCAAAACCGGATAG
- the sctR gene encoding type III secretion system export apparatus subunit SctR, which yields MSLPDSPWQLIILLVVLSLLPLAVVMGTSFLKLAVVLSILRNALGIQQVPPNMALYGLALILSLFIMAPTALAVKAQWHPVAAPGDTPWASGWDGKALMPYRQFLRRNADEKEIRYFHQLVTKTWPEEARRRVRPDSLLILLPAFTVSQLSQAFRIGLLIYLPFLAIDLLVSNVLLAMGMMMVSPMTISLPFKLLIFMLAGGWDLILSQLVQSFS from the coding sequence ATGTCATTACCTGACTCTCCCTGGCAGTTGATAATACTGCTTGTGGTCCTTTCCCTGCTGCCGCTGGCGGTTGTCATGGGAACCTCATTTCTGAAACTGGCGGTGGTGTTGTCTATTTTACGCAATGCGCTGGGGATCCAGCAGGTGCCGCCTAACATGGCGCTGTACGGCCTGGCGCTTATCCTGTCGCTATTCATCATGGCCCCGACCGCATTAGCGGTCAAAGCGCAGTGGCATCCGGTGGCAGCGCCCGGTGATACGCCCTGGGCCAGCGGCTGGGACGGTAAGGCGCTCATGCCCTATCGCCAATTTTTACGCCGCAACGCCGACGAAAAAGAGATACGCTATTTCCACCAACTGGTAACGAAAACCTGGCCGGAAGAGGCGCGCCGGCGGGTCAGGCCGGACTCGCTCCTGATCTTGTTGCCGGCGTTTACCGTGAGTCAGCTCAGCCAGGCTTTCCGTATCGGCCTGTTAATTTATCTCCCCTTTTTGGCCATCGATCTGCTGGTCTCGAATGTGTTATTGGCGATGGGAATGATGATGGTCTCGCCGATGACGATCTCCTTGCCTTTCAAGCTGCTGATTTTCATGCTGGCGGGCGGCTGGGATTTGATTTTATCGCAGCTGGTGCAAAGCTTTTCATGA
- a CDS encoding EscS/YscS/HrcS family type III secretion system export apparatus protein, which translates to MNDAALTHLVTQLMWIVLITSLPVVLVASAVGILVSLFQALTQIQDQTLQFMIKLLAVAITLMASYPWLGGILLGYTRQVLLQIGMRGG; encoded by the coding sequence ATGAACGACGCCGCCCTGACCCATTTAGTGACGCAGCTAATGTGGATCGTGCTCATCACGTCTTTACCCGTCGTGCTAGTAGCGTCTGCCGTGGGCATTTTAGTGAGCCTGTTTCAGGCGTTAACGCAAATTCAGGATCAGACTTTACAGTTCATGATAAAGCTGCTGGCGGTGGCGATAACGTTAATGGCCAGTTATCCCTGGCTGGGCGGAATTCTGCTGGGCTATACCCGTCAGGTGTTGCTGCAAATCGGGATGCGGGGCGGATGA
- a CDS encoding EscT/YscT/HrcT family type III secretion system export apparatus protein — MIALTDGLVTVAFTLIRPLGLTLLFPLLNTRSLGSALIRNGVLLALIIPMLPLVYKQAAPLRGWGLLERVPGELLIGVILGFCAAIPFWAVDMAGFLIDTLRGATMGSVYNPSMAMQTSLFGLLFSQFLCALFFLGGGINLLLSALYDSYRAFPPGTTLALDRRLFDFILTQWQLLYCLCLSFSLPAVLSMILADLALGLINRSARQLNVFFLSMPIKSALALLLLLVSLPYAFHHYLQETETLYQALTKAWLWHG; from the coding sequence ATGATCGCGCTTACGGACGGTCTGGTGACGGTGGCGTTCACGCTTATCCGACCTTTGGGCTTGACCTTGCTCTTCCCGCTGCTTAATACCCGCAGTCTCGGTAGCGCGCTGATTAGAAACGGCGTGTTATTGGCGCTGATTATTCCCATGTTGCCACTGGTATATAAACAGGCGGCGCCATTGCGCGGTTGGGGGTTGCTCGAACGAGTGCCGGGAGAGCTGCTCATTGGTGTTATCCTCGGGTTTTGTGCCGCCATTCCATTCTGGGCGGTGGATATGGCAGGCTTTCTTATCGATACGCTGCGCGGTGCCACGATGGGTTCTGTTTACAATCCGTCCATGGCGATGCAAACTTCATTGTTTGGCCTGTTGTTCAGCCAATTTCTCTGCGCGCTGTTCTTTCTGGGGGGCGGCATTAATCTATTGCTCAGCGCGCTGTATGACTCTTATCGCGCCTTCCCGCCGGGTACGACGCTGGCGCTGGACCGCAGGCTGTTTGATTTCATTCTCACGCAGTGGCAACTACTCTATTGTTTGTGCCTGAGTTTTTCGCTGCCGGCGGTGCTCAGTATGATATTGGCGGATTTGGCGCTGGGCTTAATCAACCGTTCCGCACGGCAGTTAAACGTGTTCTTTCTCTCCATGCCGATCAAAAGCGCATTGGCGCTTCTCCTGCTGCTGGTGTCATTGCCTTATGCCTTCCATCATTACTTGCAGGAGACGGAAACGCTGTATCAGGCGTTGACCAAAGCGTGGCTCTGGCATGGGTGA
- a CDS encoding EscU/YscU/HrcU family type III secretion system export apparatus switch protein, whose protein sequence is MGEKTEKPTEKRRRDRRKEGQVIKSNEITSGVQLAAILLFWHLFAEAVIERTSTLIVLSISLINRPFLFAFNQLLHVVLSSAGLLFALFGGMLALATVGSVLLQIGFVLASKAVGIKGRRINPVSNLKQIFSLHSLVELCKSTGKVVVLTLIFAGLFYYYATTFQALPFCNSRCALPLFTTFTRWMWFGLIGFYIVLGVLDYAFQAHNTLKQQRMSKEEVKQEYKDAEGDPYMKQRRHEMQHEIQSGSLAHNVKRSAVVIRNPTHIAICLGYHPIDMPVPRVLDKGTAERAGQIVDLAQRAAVPVVENIPLARALFQHVGCGDRIPETLFEPVAVLLRMVLEIDYHCDEKTVKS, encoded by the coding sequence ATGGGTGAGAAAACTGAAAAACCGACCGAAAAGCGACGTCGCGACCGCCGTAAAGAAGGACAGGTGATAAAAAGCAATGAAATCACCTCCGGCGTTCAACTGGCCGCGATACTCCTTTTCTGGCACCTGTTCGCCGAGGCGGTGATAGAGCGGACATCGACGCTTATCGTCTTGTCCATAAGCCTGATTAATCGACCTTTCCTGTTTGCCTTCAATCAGCTGTTGCATGTTGTGCTATCGTCGGCCGGATTGTTGTTCGCCTTATTTGGCGGTATGTTAGCGCTAGCCACCGTTGGCAGCGTGCTGCTACAGATAGGGTTCGTCCTGGCCAGTAAAGCCGTGGGCATCAAGGGACGTCGCATTAATCCGGTCAGTAATCTCAAACAAATTTTTTCGCTCCACAGCCTGGTGGAATTGTGTAAATCCACCGGTAAGGTCGTGGTGTTGACGCTGATTTTTGCCGGCCTGTTTTATTATTATGCAACGACATTTCAGGCGCTGCCGTTTTGCAATAGCCGTTGTGCGTTGCCGCTGTTTACCACTTTCACTCGCTGGATGTGGTTTGGATTAATCGGTTTTTATATTGTCCTTGGAGTACTCGATTACGCTTTTCAGGCCCATAACACCCTGAAGCAGCAACGAATGAGCAAGGAGGAAGTAAAACAGGAATATAAGGATGCGGAAGGCGATCCCTACATGAAACAACGCCGGCACGAAATGCAGCATGAGATCCAAAGCGGTAGTCTTGCGCACAATGTTAAACGATCGGCCGTCGTGATACGTAACCCGACCCATATTGCGATTTGTCTGGGGTATCATCCAATCGATATGCCGGTGCCGCGTGTGCTGGACAAAGGTACGGCCGAACGTGCAGGACAAATTGTTGACCTGGCACAACGCGCCGCCGTGCCGGTTGTGGAAAATATCCCTCTCGCGCGGGCGCTTTTCCAGCATGTCGGCTGCGGCGACAGAATACCGGAAACGCTGTTTGAACCGGTAGCGGTACTGTTGCGTATGGTTCTGGAAATTGACTATCATTGCGATGAAAAAACGGTAAAATCATGA